The Mya arenaria isolate MELC-2E11 chromosome 16, ASM2691426v1 genome includes a window with the following:
- the LOC128222192 gene encoding interferon-induced protein 44-like isoform X3: protein MAGKLTKEHMNLLEGMIGCGPKSFKLLYSITRDGCSAAEFHRKCDNQGPTVTVLLNPQGSVYGGYAGINWKSTGGFTMDDTAFIFQLVFSGIRVVNIFRPKDASKALYFGCNRSAWFGNPDFEPFLNTISVNKDGTFSLNGRLTLGTCYNSNNVSNDAIHNGSMVVTELEVYAVSADDTRTSTPKQTTWRKTPALNEEIAEELASITPPRGSGITDFRLLLVGPVGAGKSSFINTVMSPFADRIINKAAVGTSSQNVTRKYITYPVRKTGGSCLNFRLCDTPGIGDHSGMDAVNINFLLDGHVHSSFEFSYSRHISAKTPGFVHRPSLAEEAHCVGIVLDSSTIHDLPAVTMTLLNELKNLALEKGIPLAIVLTKIDKLHEDIAENLADVFNRPEVKAVVDQVSEALGIPPNHVFPVKNYHSEMETEVAVHGLVLIALRKMLFIALDALEERTSANEEGQEANADVTESDTA, encoded by the exons ATGGCGGGAAAACTGACCAAAGAACACATGAACCTACTAGAAGGCATGATCGGCTGTGGGCCGAAGAGCTTTAAACTGCTATACAGCATCACAAGGGACGGATGCAGCGCCGCCGAGTTTCACCGGAAGTGTGACAATCAAGGACCTACCGTGACGGTTCTCCTCAACCCACAGGGTTCTGTGTATGGTGGATACGCGGGCATCAATTGGAAGAGTACTGGGGGTTTCACCATGGATGACACCGCATTCATCTTCCAGCTGGTGTTCTCGGGAATACGTGTTGTGAATATATTTAGACCAAAAGATGCATCGAAAGCGTTGTACTTCGGTTGTAATCGCAGTGCCTGGTTTGGTAATCCAGATTTCGAACCATTTTTAAACACTATTTCAGTGAATAAAGACGGAACATTTTCTCTTAATGGCAGACTTACTTTAGGAACATGTTATAACAGTAACAACGTTTCTAACGACGCCATCCACAACGGGAGCATGGTTGTCACGGAGTTGGAAGTGTACGCTGTCTCCG CAGATGACACTCGAACATCAACACCCAAGCAAACAACTTGGCGAAAAACACCAGCTCTGAATGAAGag ATTGCAGAAGAGCTTGCGTCAATAACTCCACCAAGAGGAAGTGGAATTACGGACTTCCGATTGTTACTTGTTGGCCCTGTCGGTGCGGGAAAATCCAGCTTTATCAATACCGTCATGTCCCCGTTCGCCGacagaataataaataaagccGCCGTCGGTACTTCATCGCAGAACGTCACAAGAAAG TACATAACTTACCCAGTCCGCAAAACAGGCGGCTCATGTCTCAACTTTAGGCTTTGTGACACGCCCGGTATCGGGGACCATTCGGGGATGGATGCGGTGAACATTAACTTCCTGCTAGATGGTCATGTTCACTCTTCCTTTGAG TTTTCTTATTCGCGCCACATATCAGCAAAGACGCCTGGGTTTGTACACCGCCCATCGTTAGCCGAGGAAGCCCACTGTGTTGGCATTGTGCTGGATTCTTCTACAATACATGACCTTCCcgcagtgaccatgaccttgttAAACGAACTCAAAAACCTTGCGCTAGAAAAAG GCATACCACTTGCGATTGTCCTCACCAAAATAGACAAGCTTCACGAAGATATTGCAGAAAATCTTGCTGACGTTTTCAATCGTCCAGAGGTCAAGGCCGTTGTTGACCAAGTCAGCGAGGCGCTTGGTATACCTCCAAACCACGTGTTTCCGGTTAAAAACTACCACAGCGAGATGGAAACCGAGGTTGCAGTACACGGACTAGTACTCATAGCGCTTCGGAAGATGCTTTTTATTGCTTTAGATGCCCTGGAGGAGCGCACTTCCGCTAACGAAGAGGGGCAAGAGGCTAACGCCGACGTGACGGAATCTGATACTGCCTAG
- the LOC128222192 gene encoding interferon-induced protein 44-like isoform X4: protein MAGKLTKEHMNLLEGMIGCGPKSFKLLYSITRDGCSAAEFHRKCDNQGPTVTVLLNPQGSVYGGYAGINWKSTGGFTMDDTAFIFQLVFSGIRVVNIFRPKDASKALYFGCNRSAWFGNPDFEPFLNTISVNKDGTFSLNGRLTLGTCYNSNNVSNDAIHNGSMVVTELEVYAVSDDTRTSTPKQTTWRKTPALNEEIAEELASITPPRGSGITDFRLLLVGPVGAGKSSFINTVMSPFADRIINKAAVGTSSQNVTRKYITYPVRKTGGSCLNFRLCDTPGIGDHSGMDAVNINFLLDGHVHSSFEFSYSRHISAKTPGFVHRPSLAEEAHCVGIVLDSSTIHDLPAVTMTLLNELKNLALEKGIPLAIVLTKIDKLHEDIAENLADVFNRPEVKAVVDQVSEALGIPPNHVFPVKNYHSEMETEVAVHGLVLIALRKMLFIALDALEERTSANEEGQEANADVTESDTA from the exons ATGGCGGGAAAACTGACCAAAGAACACATGAACCTACTAGAAGGCATGATCGGCTGTGGGCCGAAGAGCTTTAAACTGCTATACAGCATCACAAGGGACGGATGCAGCGCCGCCGAGTTTCACCGGAAGTGTGACAATCAAGGACCTACCGTGACGGTTCTCCTCAACCCACAGGGTTCTGTGTATGGTGGATACGCGGGCATCAATTGGAAGAGTACTGGGGGTTTCACCATGGATGACACCGCATTCATCTTCCAGCTGGTGTTCTCGGGAATACGTGTTGTGAATATATTTAGACCAAAAGATGCATCGAAAGCGTTGTACTTCGGTTGTAATCGCAGTGCCTGGTTTGGTAATCCAGATTTCGAACCATTTTTAAACACTATTTCAGTGAATAAAGACGGAACATTTTCTCTTAATGGCAGACTTACTTTAGGAACATGTTATAACAGTAACAACGTTTCTAACGACGCCATCCACAACGGGAGCATGGTTGTCACGGAGTTGGAAGTGTACGCTGTCTCCG ATGACACTCGAACATCAACACCCAAGCAAACAACTTGGCGAAAAACACCAGCTCTGAATGAAGag ATTGCAGAAGAGCTTGCGTCAATAACTCCACCAAGAGGAAGTGGAATTACGGACTTCCGATTGTTACTTGTTGGCCCTGTCGGTGCGGGAAAATCCAGCTTTATCAATACCGTCATGTCCCCGTTCGCCGacagaataataaataaagccGCCGTCGGTACTTCATCGCAGAACGTCACAAGAAAG TACATAACTTACCCAGTCCGCAAAACAGGCGGCTCATGTCTCAACTTTAGGCTTTGTGACACGCCCGGTATCGGGGACCATTCGGGGATGGATGCGGTGAACATTAACTTCCTGCTAGATGGTCATGTTCACTCTTCCTTTGAG TTTTCTTATTCGCGCCACATATCAGCAAAGACGCCTGGGTTTGTACACCGCCCATCGTTAGCCGAGGAAGCCCACTGTGTTGGCATTGTGCTGGATTCTTCTACAATACATGACCTTCCcgcagtgaccatgaccttgttAAACGAACTCAAAAACCTTGCGCTAGAAAAAG GCATACCACTTGCGATTGTCCTCACCAAAATAGACAAGCTTCACGAAGATATTGCAGAAAATCTTGCTGACGTTTTCAATCGTCCAGAGGTCAAGGCCGTTGTTGACCAAGTCAGCGAGGCGCTTGGTATACCTCCAAACCACGTGTTTCCGGTTAAAAACTACCACAGCGAGATGGAAACCGAGGTTGCAGTACACGGACTAGTACTCATAGCGCTTCGGAAGATGCTTTTTATTGCTTTAGATGCCCTGGAGGAGCGCACTTCCGCTAACGAAGAGGGGCAAGAGGCTAACGCCGACGTGACGGAATCTGATACTGCCTAG
- the LOC128222192 gene encoding interferon-induced protein 44-like isoform X1 produces MAGKLTKEHMNLLEGMIGCGPKSFKLLYSITRDGCSAAEFHRKCDNQGPTVTVLLNPQGSVYGGYAGINWKSTGGFTMDDTAFIFQLVFSGIRVVNIFRPKDASKALYFGCNRSAWFGNPDFEPFLNTISVNKDGTFSLNGRLTLGTCYNSNNVSNDAIHNGSMVVTELEVYAVSADDTRTSTPKQTTWRKTPALNEEYISKIAEELASITPPRGSGITDFRLLLVGPVGAGKSSFINTVMSPFADRIINKAAVGTSSQNVTRKYITYPVRKTGGSCLNFRLCDTPGIGDHSGMDAVNINFLLDGHVHSSFEFSYSRHISAKTPGFVHRPSLAEEAHCVGIVLDSSTIHDLPAVTMTLLNELKNLALEKGIPLAIVLTKIDKLHEDIAENLADVFNRPEVKAVVDQVSEALGIPPNHVFPVKNYHSEMETEVAVHGLVLIALRKMLFIALDALEERTSANEEGQEANADVTESDTA; encoded by the exons ATGGCGGGAAAACTGACCAAAGAACACATGAACCTACTAGAAGGCATGATCGGCTGTGGGCCGAAGAGCTTTAAACTGCTATACAGCATCACAAGGGACGGATGCAGCGCCGCCGAGTTTCACCGGAAGTGTGACAATCAAGGACCTACCGTGACGGTTCTCCTCAACCCACAGGGTTCTGTGTATGGTGGATACGCGGGCATCAATTGGAAGAGTACTGGGGGTTTCACCATGGATGACACCGCATTCATCTTCCAGCTGGTGTTCTCGGGAATACGTGTTGTGAATATATTTAGACCAAAAGATGCATCGAAAGCGTTGTACTTCGGTTGTAATCGCAGTGCCTGGTTTGGTAATCCAGATTTCGAACCATTTTTAAACACTATTTCAGTGAATAAAGACGGAACATTTTCTCTTAATGGCAGACTTACTTTAGGAACATGTTATAACAGTAACAACGTTTCTAACGACGCCATCCACAACGGGAGCATGGTTGTCACGGAGTTGGAAGTGTACGCTGTCTCCG CAGATGACACTCGAACATCAACACCCAAGCAAACAACTTGGCGAAAAACACCAGCTCTGAATGAAGag TACATTTCAAAGATTGCAGAAGAGCTTGCGTCAATAACTCCACCAAGAGGAAGTGGAATTACGGACTTCCGATTGTTACTTGTTGGCCCTGTCGGTGCGGGAAAATCCAGCTTTATCAATACCGTCATGTCCCCGTTCGCCGacagaataataaataaagccGCCGTCGGTACTTCATCGCAGAACGTCACAAGAAAG TACATAACTTACCCAGTCCGCAAAACAGGCGGCTCATGTCTCAACTTTAGGCTTTGTGACACGCCCGGTATCGGGGACCATTCGGGGATGGATGCGGTGAACATTAACTTCCTGCTAGATGGTCATGTTCACTCTTCCTTTGAG TTTTCTTATTCGCGCCACATATCAGCAAAGACGCCTGGGTTTGTACACCGCCCATCGTTAGCCGAGGAAGCCCACTGTGTTGGCATTGTGCTGGATTCTTCTACAATACATGACCTTCCcgcagtgaccatgaccttgttAAACGAACTCAAAAACCTTGCGCTAGAAAAAG GCATACCACTTGCGATTGTCCTCACCAAAATAGACAAGCTTCACGAAGATATTGCAGAAAATCTTGCTGACGTTTTCAATCGTCCAGAGGTCAAGGCCGTTGTTGACCAAGTCAGCGAGGCGCTTGGTATACCTCCAAACCACGTGTTTCCGGTTAAAAACTACCACAGCGAGATGGAAACCGAGGTTGCAGTACACGGACTAGTACTCATAGCGCTTCGGAAGATGCTTTTTATTGCTTTAGATGCCCTGGAGGAGCGCACTTCCGCTAACGAAGAGGGGCAAGAGGCTAACGCCGACGTGACGGAATCTGATACTGCCTAG
- the LOC128222192 gene encoding interferon-induced protein 44-like isoform X2, translated as MAGKLTKEHMNLLEGMIGCGPKSFKLLYSITRDGCSAAEFHRKCDNQGPTVTVLLNPQGSVYGGYAGINWKSTGGFTMDDTAFIFQLVFSGIRVVNIFRPKDASKALYFGCNRSAWFGNPDFEPFLNTISVNKDGTFSLNGRLTLGTCYNSNNVSNDAIHNGSMVVTELEVYAVSDDTRTSTPKQTTWRKTPALNEEYISKIAEELASITPPRGSGITDFRLLLVGPVGAGKSSFINTVMSPFADRIINKAAVGTSSQNVTRKYITYPVRKTGGSCLNFRLCDTPGIGDHSGMDAVNINFLLDGHVHSSFEFSYSRHISAKTPGFVHRPSLAEEAHCVGIVLDSSTIHDLPAVTMTLLNELKNLALEKGIPLAIVLTKIDKLHEDIAENLADVFNRPEVKAVVDQVSEALGIPPNHVFPVKNYHSEMETEVAVHGLVLIALRKMLFIALDALEERTSANEEGQEANADVTESDTA; from the exons ATGGCGGGAAAACTGACCAAAGAACACATGAACCTACTAGAAGGCATGATCGGCTGTGGGCCGAAGAGCTTTAAACTGCTATACAGCATCACAAGGGACGGATGCAGCGCCGCCGAGTTTCACCGGAAGTGTGACAATCAAGGACCTACCGTGACGGTTCTCCTCAACCCACAGGGTTCTGTGTATGGTGGATACGCGGGCATCAATTGGAAGAGTACTGGGGGTTTCACCATGGATGACACCGCATTCATCTTCCAGCTGGTGTTCTCGGGAATACGTGTTGTGAATATATTTAGACCAAAAGATGCATCGAAAGCGTTGTACTTCGGTTGTAATCGCAGTGCCTGGTTTGGTAATCCAGATTTCGAACCATTTTTAAACACTATTTCAGTGAATAAAGACGGAACATTTTCTCTTAATGGCAGACTTACTTTAGGAACATGTTATAACAGTAACAACGTTTCTAACGACGCCATCCACAACGGGAGCATGGTTGTCACGGAGTTGGAAGTGTACGCTGTCTCCG ATGACACTCGAACATCAACACCCAAGCAAACAACTTGGCGAAAAACACCAGCTCTGAATGAAGag TACATTTCAAAGATTGCAGAAGAGCTTGCGTCAATAACTCCACCAAGAGGAAGTGGAATTACGGACTTCCGATTGTTACTTGTTGGCCCTGTCGGTGCGGGAAAATCCAGCTTTATCAATACCGTCATGTCCCCGTTCGCCGacagaataataaataaagccGCCGTCGGTACTTCATCGCAGAACGTCACAAGAAAG TACATAACTTACCCAGTCCGCAAAACAGGCGGCTCATGTCTCAACTTTAGGCTTTGTGACACGCCCGGTATCGGGGACCATTCGGGGATGGATGCGGTGAACATTAACTTCCTGCTAGATGGTCATGTTCACTCTTCCTTTGAG TTTTCTTATTCGCGCCACATATCAGCAAAGACGCCTGGGTTTGTACACCGCCCATCGTTAGCCGAGGAAGCCCACTGTGTTGGCATTGTGCTGGATTCTTCTACAATACATGACCTTCCcgcagtgaccatgaccttgttAAACGAACTCAAAAACCTTGCGCTAGAAAAAG GCATACCACTTGCGATTGTCCTCACCAAAATAGACAAGCTTCACGAAGATATTGCAGAAAATCTTGCTGACGTTTTCAATCGTCCAGAGGTCAAGGCCGTTGTTGACCAAGTCAGCGAGGCGCTTGGTATACCTCCAAACCACGTGTTTCCGGTTAAAAACTACCACAGCGAGATGGAAACCGAGGTTGCAGTACACGGACTAGTACTCATAGCGCTTCGGAAGATGCTTTTTATTGCTTTAGATGCCCTGGAGGAGCGCACTTCCGCTAACGAAGAGGGGCAAGAGGCTAACGCCGACGTGACGGAATCTGATACTGCCTAG